One window of Desulfobacca acetoxidans DSM 11109 genomic DNA carries:
- a CDS encoding POTRA domain-containing protein — MLLAFWLLGQIVWPPWSLAESVSEGAALKLKSLKIIGNQIISSKAIKSQLTISLPTIWPWKKLPTFTEGELEADLERVKALYRQQGF, encoded by the coding sequence GTTGGGGCAGATTGTCTGGCCTCCTTGGAGTTTAGCCGAATCGGTGTCAGAGGGGGCGGCGCTAAAACTTAAGTCCCTCAAAATCATTGGGAATCAGATAATCTCTAGCAAAGCGATCAAGAGCCAGTTAACCATCTCCCTCCCTACTATCTGGCCCTGGAAAAAACTGCCGACCTTTACCGAGGGAGAGTTGGAGGCAGACCTGGAGAGGGTCAAGGCCCTCTATCGGCAGCAGGGTTTTTAA